A DNA window from Polyodon spathula isolate WHYD16114869_AA chromosome 18, ASM1765450v1, whole genome shotgun sequence contains the following coding sequences:
- the LOC121294114 gene encoding L-selectin-like isoform X2 — MKFQNEKPEFQQRNTIWILILISYEFTMLGCAEGWTYHKAARQMPWENARQWCQNHYTDMVAIQNKKEIAYLNEVFPMVKGYYWIGIRKLNGNWVWIATNKTLSQEAENWATAQCNQSTCSGHGECTETINNYTCNCEKGFDGKHCQDVVKCEALSEPDDRILTCSGLYGNFSYNSTCQFHCSEGFALNGSSMVTCNSSGDWTEPIPMCTAVKFEEPSKEGQIIINPDKFANVSFNSTCKFQCLEVQNDHLDYRHLTMAVVGASILATSLIIFFLLSRMRKKKHLHARLPGMEPPEVAQSNL, encoded by the exons ATG aaattccAGAATGAAAAGCCTGAGTTTCAGCAGAGGAATACCATCTGGATCCTAATCTTAATAAGTTACG AATTCACCATGCTGGGATGTGCAGAAGGATGGACATACCACAAAGCTGCCCGTCAAATGCCATGGGAAAATGCAAGGCAGTGGTGCCAAAATCACTACACTGATATGGTGGCAATCCAGAATAAGAAAGAAATTGCCTATCTAAATGAGGTGTTTCCAATGGTCAAGGGATATTACTGGATTGGGATTCGAAAATTAAATGGAAACTGGGTCTGGATTGCAACCAACAAGACCCTTAGTCAGGAAGCAGAGAACTGGGCTACAG ctCAGTGCAACCAGTCCACATGCAGCGGTCACGGTGAATGTACAGAAACTATCAATAATTACACTTGTAATTGTGAGAAGGGATTTGACGGGAAACACTGTCAAGATG TTGTGAAATGTGAAGCCCTGTCAGAACCAGACGACAGGATCCTTACCTGCTCTGGCCTATATGGGAATTTTAGTTACAACTCAACCTGTCAGTTTCATTGTTCAGAAGGCTTTGCTTTAAATGGATCGAGCATGGTTACCTGCAACTCTTCAGGAGATTGGACAGAGCCAATACCAATGTGTACAG ctgtgAAATTTGAAGAACCATCAAAAGAAGGCCAAATCATAATTAACCCTGACAAATTTGCAAATGTTAGTTTCAACTCAACCTGCAAGTTTCAATGTTTAGAAG TTCAAAATGATCATCTAGACTATAGACATCTGACAATGGCTGTTGTTGGTGCCTCCATTCTTGCAACCTCTTTGATTATATTTTTTCTGTTGAGTCGAATGAGGA AAAAGAAGCATCTTCACGCTAG ACTGCCAGGGATGGAGCCTCCTGAAGTAGCTCAAAGCAACCTATAA
- the LOC121330768 gene encoding LIM homeobox transcription factor 1-alpha-like, translated as MLDGFKMEEGTSNQTSLSSLLDINQKAACEGCQRVIYDKFLLRVNDSFWHEQCVHCTACREPLKNTCFLREKKLYCKHDYEKLFAVKCNACLELITPAEFVMRAQKSVYHLHCFCCCVCERRLQKGDEFLLKEGQLLCRSDYEKERELLSLVSPAASDSDKIEEEENTGKPGNAGKGGEDRDHKRPKRPRTILTTQQRRAFKASFEVSSKPCRKVRESLAADTGLSVRVVQVWFQNQRAKIKKLARRQQQQQQQQQDPYNPQRLHSVSTMDGINPDLDGMHPYSRLHQQQITAMEQALYKVDPFRQGLTPPQMPGDHMLPYDNESLFNEIDSDTSVSNLGDCLLSASEAGPGLLNPIDRLYSMQDSYFAS; from the exons ATGCTGGACGGTTTTAAAATGGAAGAAGGCACGTCAAATCAAACATCTCTTTCATCATTACTTG ATATAAATCAGAAAGCTGCGTGTGAAGGCTGCCAGAGAGTGATCTATGATAAATTTCTGCTGAGAGTTAATGACAGTTTCTGGCACGAACAATGTGTTCATTGTACAGCTTGCAGAGAACCACTAAAAAACACCTGTTTTCTTAGAGAGAAAAAGCTTTACTGCAAACACGACTACGAAAA ATTGTTTGCAGTGAAGTGCAATGCTTGTTTGGAGCTGATCACCCCTGCAGAGTTTGTGATGCGGGCACAAAAGAGTGTGTATCACCTGCACTGCttctgctgttgtgtgtgtgagcGGCGGCTGCAGAAAGGAGACGAGTTTTTGCTGAAGGAGGGGCAGCTGTTGTGCAGGAGTGACTATGAGAAGGAACGAGAGCTACTGAGTCTTGTCAGCCCAGCAGCTTCTGACTCGG ATAAAATTGAAGAGGAGGAGAACACTGGGAAGCCTGGCAATGCAGGGAAAGGAGGGGAAGACAGAGATCACAAACGACCAAAACGCCCACGAACTATCCTTACAACCCAGCAGAGACGGGCGTTCAAAGCTTCTTTTGAGGTCTCCTCTAAACCTTGCAGAAAG GTAAGAGAGTCACTGGCAGCTGATACAGGACTAAGCGTTCGAGTGGTACAAGTTTGGTTTCAAAATCAAAGGGcgaag ATTAAGAAACTCGCCAGACggcaacagcaacaacagcagcagcagcaagatcCCTACAACCCCCAAAGACTGCATTCAG TGTCAACGATGGATGGTATCAATCCTGACCTAGATGGTATGCACCCATATTCACGTCTGCACCAGCAACAGATTACAGCTATGGAACAGGCCTTATACAAAGTGGACCCTTTTCGTCAGGGACTAACGCCACCACAAATGCCTGGGGATCACATGCTCCCATATG ATAACGAATCCCTGTTCAATGAAATAGACAGCGACACGTCAGTCAGTAACCTGGGAGATTGTCTTCTCTCTGCATCTGAAGCTGGACCAGGACTGCTGAATCCCATTGACCGGCTCTACTCCATGCAGGACTCTTATTTTGCCTCATGA
- the LOC121294114 gene encoding L-selectin-like isoform X1 — MKFQNEKPEFQQRNTIWILILISYEFTMLGCAEGWTYHKAARQMPWENARQWCQNHYTDMVAIQNKKEIAYLNEVFPMVKGYYWIGIRKLNGNWVWIATNKTLSQEAENWATGEPNNGKRGEDCVEMYIQRDNDTGKWNDEPCRKPKTALCFKAQCNQSTCSGHGECTETINNYTCNCEKGFDGKHCQDVVKCEALSEPDDRILTCSGLYGNFSYNSTCQFHCSEGFALNGSSMVTCNSSGDWTEPIPMCTAVKFEEPSKEGQIIINPDKFANVSFNSTCKFQCLEVQNDHLDYRHLTMAVVGASILATSLIIFFLLSRMRKKKHLHARLPGMEPPEVAQSNL, encoded by the exons ATG aaattccAGAATGAAAAGCCTGAGTTTCAGCAGAGGAATACCATCTGGATCCTAATCTTAATAAGTTACG AATTCACCATGCTGGGATGTGCAGAAGGATGGACATACCACAAAGCTGCCCGTCAAATGCCATGGGAAAATGCAAGGCAGTGGTGCCAAAATCACTACACTGATATGGTGGCAATCCAGAATAAGAAAGAAATTGCCTATCTAAATGAGGTGTTTCCAATGGTCAAGGGATATTACTGGATTGGGATTCGAAAATTAAATGGAAACTGGGTCTGGATTGCAACCAACAAGACCCTTAGTCAGGAAGCAGAGAACTGGGCTACAGGTGAACCTAATAATGGAAAACGTGGCGAGGACTGCGTAGAAATGTATATACAAAGAGACAATGATACTGGGAAATGGAACGATGAACCTTGTAGGAAACCCAAAACTGCACTGTGCTTTAAAG ctCAGTGCAACCAGTCCACATGCAGCGGTCACGGTGAATGTACAGAAACTATCAATAATTACACTTGTAATTGTGAGAAGGGATTTGACGGGAAACACTGTCAAGATG TTGTGAAATGTGAAGCCCTGTCAGAACCAGACGACAGGATCCTTACCTGCTCTGGCCTATATGGGAATTTTAGTTACAACTCAACCTGTCAGTTTCATTGTTCAGAAGGCTTTGCTTTAAATGGATCGAGCATGGTTACCTGCAACTCTTCAGGAGATTGGACAGAGCCAATACCAATGTGTACAG ctgtgAAATTTGAAGAACCATCAAAAGAAGGCCAAATCATAATTAACCCTGACAAATTTGCAAATGTTAGTTTCAACTCAACCTGCAAGTTTCAATGTTTAGAAG TTCAAAATGATCATCTAGACTATAGACATCTGACAATGGCTGTTGTTGGTGCCTCCATTCTTGCAACCTCTTTGATTATATTTTTTCTGTTGAGTCGAATGAGGA AAAAGAAGCATCTTCACGCTAG ACTGCCAGGGATGGAGCCTCCTGAAGTAGCTCAAAGCAACCTATAA